TTCATCATCACACCTAATACTGATACTTTAAGCCAATAAAACTGGTGATAAAGTTACCTTTATCAATGAGAATGCTTTCACGAATTTCATCGCCTATTAGTGTATGTTTGACGGCAGCCACAAGTGAAAAGGACTCACTTATTGGCACTTCAACATTTACCTTATAATAGCGATTGGTTCCTGATTCTGCGGTATATCCACTGCGTTTAAAAACGTGGAGTTCGGCTTCGGTAAATTGATAATAATAATTCACCAGATTGATACTTTTTTCAATTTGCCCTAATTCAATAGACGCGTTAAACCATTCAAAGTTAAAGCCTTTAGAAATGCTAAGGTGTAGTTCGTTGCCATTGTGCACATTGGTAACATCATGGAAGTAGCCGACACGTGTGTTGAAGTAATCGGTCATAAAAGTAAAGCTGATACCACCAAGATAAGAAATATCTCGTTCAATTGTCGCAAAACCGGATAAATCAGGGAATTTGTTACCAACAGTACCAGGGTTGTAGCCAAGAATGTTCGCGAGAGTGTAATTTTTATTGCTATCAAAGTGGTAAAACATGCCGTCTTCATTTAATAACCCGACAACATCAATAAGTAAATTATCTGTTTCTAATAAGCTATAACCTATTGTCGTACCATCAATAAAAAATTTGTCTCCATAATAAGTAATTGACGGAAAAATATTAACACTCAGATCACCACGATCAATAAGGGGCGTCTCGATACGGCCTTTGCCTAAGTATATGGATAAGTTAAATTCATTGCTTTCAATCTCTTGTTCAAACGCAAAGCTTGAAGAGGAAAAAAAACAAATCATTAATAACAGAATAGTTAAAATTTTAGTGAACACAGAAGAAAATTACTCAAATATATTTATAATGTTAGATTAGCAAAGTTTTAATTTTTTTGAAATCCATCTGTACAAAACCCTACAAAAGTATCCTTATTCTAAAGTAGATACTGGCAGTGTATTTGCGACCTGCATTTTCATTAGGCTGGAAATTAATATTTCATTTTAATCTATCGAAAAAGTATTTTTTGTCACTTTAATACGTGGCTTAAAATGATACAAAACGCTACATAAATTACATAACTCTAGTCCTTTAATCTTGGTTATATATTACGCAACACTTCTAAAGAAGTGGTCAAAATAAAAACTAATCAATGGAGTTAACAACGTGACTAAAAACAGCATAACTATTGCATTGGCCGCTGCCCTATATGGGGCTGGCTCAATGTATGTTGCTGCGAGTTTGGTACCAGCGGATACAATCAACACGCTGCAACAACCTAACCTAACGCAAGAGCAGATTAACCAATTACAAGTCAATTCAAGCGGTCAAGCTTTTACCGATAGCATGCTAGAAGCTGATGGCCTCAATGTTCAATTAAATAACCAACAAAACAAATTTGCAGAAGAAGCCGATTTATTCGGTGAGCATATTTATGTTGTGCGTTTACTTAATGAGCCAGTATCTTTGTATGAAGGTGGTATTAAAGGCTTAGCGGCAACACACGTTAAAGTGTTGTCAAAAGAAGTTGGTGTATCGAGTTTATATGAAGCTGGTAAAGCAACCACAGATCGTATTACGACATATAGCAATTTCTTAATGGAAAAGCAGGGTGCTGCAATTAACGCCATGAGTCAGGTTGTTGGCGCGAAAAAAGTGCGTAAGCAATTTACCACTGCGGTAAATGCTTTTTCAGTTGAGATGACACAAGATGAAGCACGACGTGTTTCTCAGCTTCCGCATGTAGCTTTTGTTCATCGAGCAAAAACCTATCAGTTACATACAGATGCTGGCCCACAAAAAATAAGTGCGGATAAAGTCTGGTCTGGTAACACCGATGCGGGCATCGAATATAAAGGTGAAGGCATTATCATGGGTATTATTGATACAGGTATCAATAGTGACCATCCTTCTTTTGCTGATATTGGTGATGATGGATACGACCATACCAACCCATGGGGCGCCGGAGTTTATGCTGGTGCTTGTGCTGTTGAAGGACAAGAAAACCTATGTAACGACAAACTGTTAGGTATTCGTACCTATGATGTCATTACTGATGCATTTGAAGAAATGATCCCAGGTTTTCCTGCCATCGGTGAAGATTATCAAGGCCATGGTTCTCACGTTGCCTCGACAGCGGCGGGTAATGTATTAAAAGATGTTGACTACGTGCTACCAGAATTTGTCAACACCTCTGACGGTACCTTAGTTAAAGAAGATATGTTCAACCTTTCTGGCGTTGCGCCACATGCCAACGTAGTTGCTTATCAGGTTTGTCATGCAACAAATGACGCGGGTTATGCTGGTTGTCCATGGGAAGCTATCATTGGTGGTATTGAAGATGCCATTAAAGATGGCGTTGATGTTATTAACTTCTCAATTGGTGGCCAAGACAATAGCTCACCGTGGGATGATAGTACTGAACTAGGTTTCTTAGCTGCTCGTGAAGCTGGTATTTCTGTTGCAGTAGCAGCAGGTAATGGTGGTCAAGCTGATGGTGCTGCTGAATATTTTGGCTCAATCGATCATGCTTCACCTTGGCTAGCTAGTGTTGCTGCAACTACACATGACCGAGAAACAAAAGTAGAGACACCTATTGCTTTTGCTGGTTTTGCACAAGACAGTGATGGAAGCGACTTAGGCAGTGAAGTGCCTTGGTGGAGTGAATCTGGTCGTGTGGGTGGCTCAGTCAATGAAACCGAAATAACGGGTGTTGTTGTTTGGGCGAAAGATTATGATGATATGAATGGTGACCGTGATTCTAGCGGTTACTGTGGTACAGAATACGCACCTGACACCTTTAATTTCTATAAAGATGGCTCGGCTATCGTTGGTGCAGCAGAGGGTGATACAAACGTAATCGTTGTGTGTGCACGAAATAGCCTGACTGATGCTAATGGTATTGCACGTACTGCTAAATCAGACAACGTTAAAGCTGGTGGTGCAGACGGTTTCATTATGTTCAATTATGCTAAGGGTGACAGTACGCCTATCTCTAGTTATTCATTACCTTCTGCCCATTTGACTTATGAACAATGGCATGGCGAAGTGACCTCATATGGTGACGACGGCTATAACTATGGTTTAGAAGACTGGCTTGATTCTTATTCAGAAAAAGGCCATATGATCTCCCTAGGGAAAACGTTTATTGGGAATGAGCACGATGAAGCAAATGGCGATTGGTTAGCCAACTTTTCATCGCGCGGTCCAAGTAATTCAACGGCTGAAATGCTTATTCCACAGATAGCAGCACCAGGTGTTAATATTTATGCTGCTTATGCCGATGAACATCCATTTACTGAAGCTGGCGGGTCGGCAGATTATATCGCAATAAGCGGTACATCAATGGCGTCACCACATGTTGCTGGTGCTATGGCACTTATTCGTCAAGCACATCCAGATTGGACACCAACAGAAGTACAATCTGCATTAATGTTGACGGCTGATAATGTTGTTAAATATAGACGACTCAATCAAGCTGATGGTGATATCGGTGATGCCTTTATTTACCGAGCAGGTGCGGGCCGTATAAACGTTGCTGAAGCAATTGATACGGGTTTGATCATGGATGAAAGCATTGAAAACTTCCGTGCAGCTAACCCGAACAACGGTGGACAAGTACATAGATTAAATATTCCACAATTAGTTAATTTTGAATGTAAGCCGACTTGTCAATGGACGCGTACATTTAAAGCGACTAAAGCGGGCACATGGAAAGTTGATCATGCTGATGTTTATAACTGGAATTTTGATGTTCGTAGCCAATATCCACAAAATGGTGTCAACATTAAAGCATCTCCTAGTGAGTTTACAGTTGCAGCGGGTGACACCCAGACTATTGTTTTTGAAGCATCTATTATGGATACTCAAGATCTATTTTCAAATGCGGAAGTAGAATTACACTCAGATGTTATTCTAACGGAAACAACCGGTGCAAGCTCTGAAGCACATCTACCACTTGCCTTTAAATTTAGTAAAAATGGTATGCCTTCTCGTCTACGTGCAATAGCACATCGAAACGAAGGTAGTTTCCAATTTAACGATATAGAATTGCCAGCATTAGCAACACCTTATACTCAGGTTTACTCACCAGTAAAAGCTGAAGTTAAAACGGTGGCAATACCAAAAGATGATGATGGTTACTTCCCATGGACGACCAAAGGCTCTGAAGGTATTGATACTTCAATGCGTATTGATGAAGCGACAGTGGTTGAAATGATTGAAGTGCCAGCGGGTACTAAACGTCTGATGATAGAGTCTTTAGGTACGGTTCAATCTGACCTAGAAGGCCAAACTGATAAAGGTAACGCGACTATTTTTGTTGGTAAAGATTACAACGGTAATGGCGCTCCGGATCCATTTGAAGAAATTCTATGTGTTTCGAATCACATCTTGTTTAATAACTTCTGTAATATCAACTCACCAGAAGAAGGTACTTATTGGGCGGTTATATACAACTCAGGTCGATTACTTGGTCAAGCACCAAACTGGACTGAACAATATCCAGGCATTGGGCCAGAAGTATTCACTTATACTATTGCGGTAATTGCTGATGAAATTGCAACAGATATGACACTTGATGTTGAACCAACTGATGGTAAAAATACAGTAAGTGCAACATTAAACTTTAATATGCCAGATATGGTTGAGGGTGACATATATTACTCTGTATTAGATTTTGGTACTTCAGAGGTTAATGCGGGTAATGTTGGTAAAGTAGCCTTTAAATTAGAGCGTGGTCAAAATGATGTGCATTTAGATGTGCCTCAAACAATCGCTCGTGCGGGTGATGTTGTGCCGTATACGTTTGAAGTACAGCCAAATGATACTGGTGTTGATCGTGCGTTTACTATTACAGCACAAATGCCAGCAGGTATTAGTATCACCGAAGAAGATATCTTCTCATCTAGCGACATGGTGGAAAGTGTCACTATTGAAGGTAATACCGTTACTATTTCAGGTATGCAACCAGATACATCTACAGTAACACCGAGTTACATAGTTACTACTAACGTTGAAGACGAAATGTGTTTAATGCCAAACTTTGGTAACAGTAACCCAGGTGGTTATGTTGATTTAGAAGAGTTTAACTATGGCCCAAGTTTCTCTGGTTTTGACTTAAGTGTCGATGAAAATGGTGACCCTGTTGGTAATAATAATATTAATTATGACCGCGGTATAGAGCTACCTATTGAAGTACTTTTCAACGGTCTTTATAAATCATTCCATCTTTACAACAATACTGACCAATTGAATTATTGGGTTGAAAACGCCATCACACTGCGTGGTACTGGCTTTTTTGATATGATGGCTTCACGTTGGCCTTCACCATACCACGGTGTATTTCCTTACAATAGCTTCCCATATGAATCAGTTGGTCCATTATGGCGTGCTCGAGGTTTAGGGGAAATGGCTACTAGTGGTTTTGAAATGATGAGTGTACCGTTAATTAATACATACTCAGAAGTGGCTGGTATTTCTTTAGCAAGCACATCATCTGGTTGGGGTATTATCGAAGTAGATAATGCACGTACATATGCACATGCAGGTATTGACTCTTCGCAACCTAACCGTCCAATTATCTGGGAAGAAAAAGATGATCGTTTTGATTACGAATTAATTTTCAATGTTAATACGCGACACGGTAAAAACGAGCATGAACTTTACTTTGCTTATGACAACATTGATTTTGGTACCCAAAACGCACGTGGTAGTATTGGTTTACAAGGTTTCACAGGACCTTTATATGTTCGTGGACCAATTAGTGGTGGTTTCTTAGGTGAACAGTTTGCTCGAGATGATCTTCAAGAGAAACTTCACGATGGCTTGGTGATTTGTTTCGATTACTACGGTCCAGAATCATCACAATTCGAAGTGACCATGTGGACACAAGTTCAACGTGATGCAATTGGTACTGATCAAGTGATGACAGCAACTAGCCAAGTAGACGGTATGGCCGATATGGTAATGACGCATACTTTGGTAACACCTTCAAATATCGATATTACTGATATTAACGATATGACGGTTGCTGAAGACGAGTCTGTAGATATTAATGTTTACTATGCAGATAATTCTGAATTGAAAACTGCCAACTCAATTACTATAAGTGGTGCAAATGTAACAGGTGTAGCTAGCAGTAATGAATCTGGCTCTACTGTTACAATAACGCCTGCTGCTGACTTTGATGGTGAAACTATGGTGACTGTAACGGTTGCTGATCTAGAAAACCCATCAGATAAAGCTAGCACGAGTTTTATGCTTACAGTGGCTTCTGACGGAATTGATGAAGCAGCACTTATTGTTGAAAATGAAGAAACACCAGAAGTTAAAAAATCATCAGGTGGTTCGTTAGGTTATGCATCATTGATGCTACTAGCACTATTAGGTTTACGCCGTAAACGTATGAGCTAGTATATTTATAACGATAGTTAGCCCTACTTAAGCAATTAAGTGGGGCTTTTTTATGTTTGGATAATGTATCAAAAACGTTTATTAGGTCGGGTTTTACTCTACATACAGAAGGTGTTTATTATTAAAGAACAGCGAGAAGTGCTTAATTATTTATAAAACGCTTGCAGGTCTGACCAGTATGTTGCACTCTTAAGTTAGATCAATATTATAAGGGTATTTATGGCAAACCGTTTTAGTCGTGCAATAGTAAACATTAAAAAACTTCCTAAGTTTAGTCATTCATTTCTGTTGACGAAACTCTTTTGTTCGCAAGTAAAATATGCGAACACCTCGAAGGTTCGCATTCTTGATATTCAAACTCAACAAGTGACGATGTTGATGGCAAATCGTAAACGAGTTCAAAATCATATTGGTGGTGTTCATGCGATTGCTGCGGCACTGCTAGCTGAGTCTGCTACGGGGATCGTTTTTGGTATTAACTTACCTGACAGATGCTTACCGTTATTAAAGTCACTGACCATTAATTATCAGCGCAGAATGCAAGGTGATTTAACCGCCGTTGCTGTTATTTCAGATGAACAAATAGCGTTACTAACTGAAGAAAAAGGCACTATGGACATTGCAGTAAGTATTACTGATGAGTCAGGTGAACAGCCAATAGAGTGCCTGATGCAATGGGCATGGGTCACTAAAAAATAATAAGTTGATAACTTAGTTATAATCCATAATATGTTGTGTTGTATTGCATAGTAAACGGTTTTAAAAAGAAGTCCGTTTACTTTTACTGCATTAACTTACTTAAAAATACTTTCTCCTATTAGATTAATCGTTGCTAATTAACGTTAAATCCATACACTGTTATATAGCCAAACCATTTCACTATACTGTTAATTTATCGAGTTGGTTTGTCTTTATAAACTGCCCATTATGTATTTGACCAATTAGGATAGTCCTCGTTCATGGATTCAACATTACCCTTATATCGCCAACTTACCAGCCGACTATCTTTATTAATGTTGAGCTTTGCGCTGCTTTTTATTGTTGGATTTTCGCTTTACTATCAATATGAACAAGATTTAACCCAACTTAAATATCAACAATTACCTGCAATTGAACAATTTAATCAACGCCAACAACTCCTGATTAAAAATGATCGCTTGCTCAGTGAAATAATCAGCAGTAAATACGCTACAACTTTTGCAGACAATTATTTAACTTTGAATGCTAATTTAAAGAAAATATCTGATACAAGTCGAAATAATAGAAGACGGTTAGAACAACTCTTGCAGGAGTTAAAGTTACAATCTGAAAATGTAACACTGTTGACTGAAAATGA
The Colwellia sp. Arc7-D genome window above contains:
- a CDS encoding S8 family serine peptidase; translated protein: MTKNSITIALAAALYGAGSMYVAASLVPADTINTLQQPNLTQEQINQLQVNSSGQAFTDSMLEADGLNVQLNNQQNKFAEEADLFGEHIYVVRLLNEPVSLYEGGIKGLAATHVKVLSKEVGVSSLYEAGKATTDRITTYSNFLMEKQGAAINAMSQVVGAKKVRKQFTTAVNAFSVEMTQDEARRVSQLPHVAFVHRAKTYQLHTDAGPQKISADKVWSGNTDAGIEYKGEGIIMGIIDTGINSDHPSFADIGDDGYDHTNPWGAGVYAGACAVEGQENLCNDKLLGIRTYDVITDAFEEMIPGFPAIGEDYQGHGSHVASTAAGNVLKDVDYVLPEFVNTSDGTLVKEDMFNLSGVAPHANVVAYQVCHATNDAGYAGCPWEAIIGGIEDAIKDGVDVINFSIGGQDNSSPWDDSTELGFLAAREAGISVAVAAGNGGQADGAAEYFGSIDHASPWLASVAATTHDRETKVETPIAFAGFAQDSDGSDLGSEVPWWSESGRVGGSVNETEITGVVVWAKDYDDMNGDRDSSGYCGTEYAPDTFNFYKDGSAIVGAAEGDTNVIVVCARNSLTDANGIARTAKSDNVKAGGADGFIMFNYAKGDSTPISSYSLPSAHLTYEQWHGEVTSYGDDGYNYGLEDWLDSYSEKGHMISLGKTFIGNEHDEANGDWLANFSSRGPSNSTAEMLIPQIAAPGVNIYAAYADEHPFTEAGGSADYIAISGTSMASPHVAGAMALIRQAHPDWTPTEVQSALMLTADNVVKYRRLNQADGDIGDAFIYRAGAGRINVAEAIDTGLIMDESIENFRAANPNNGGQVHRLNIPQLVNFECKPTCQWTRTFKATKAGTWKVDHADVYNWNFDVRSQYPQNGVNIKASPSEFTVAAGDTQTIVFEASIMDTQDLFSNAEVELHSDVILTETTGASSEAHLPLAFKFSKNGMPSRLRAIAHRNEGSFQFNDIELPALATPYTQVYSPVKAEVKTVAIPKDDDGYFPWTTKGSEGIDTSMRIDEATVVEMIEVPAGTKRLMIESLGTVQSDLEGQTDKGNATIFVGKDYNGNGAPDPFEEILCVSNHILFNNFCNINSPEEGTYWAVIYNSGRLLGQAPNWTEQYPGIGPEVFTYTIAVIADEIATDMTLDVEPTDGKNTVSATLNFNMPDMVEGDIYYSVLDFGTSEVNAGNVGKVAFKLERGQNDVHLDVPQTIARAGDVVPYTFEVQPNDTGVDRAFTITAQMPAGISITEEDIFSSSDMVESVTIEGNTVTISGMQPDTSTVTPSYIVTTNVEDEMCLMPNFGNSNPGGYVDLEEFNYGPSFSGFDLSVDENGDPVGNNNINYDRGIELPIEVLFNGLYKSFHLYNNTDQLNYWVENAITLRGTGFFDMMASRWPSPYHGVFPYNSFPYESVGPLWRARGLGEMATSGFEMMSVPLINTYSEVAGISLASTSSGWGIIEVDNARTYAHAGIDSSQPNRPIIWEEKDDRFDYELIFNVNTRHGKNEHELYFAYDNIDFGTQNARGSIGLQGFTGPLYVRGPISGGFLGEQFARDDLQEKLHDGLVICFDYYGPESSQFEVTMWTQVQRDAIGTDQVMTATSQVDGMADMVMTHTLVTPSNIDITDINDMTVAEDESVDINVYYADNSELKTANSITISGANVTGVASSNESGSTVTITPAADFDGETMVTVTVADLENPSDKASTSFMLTVASDGIDEAALIVENEETPEVKKSSGGSLGYASLMLLALLGLRRKRMS
- a CDS encoding DUF4442 domain-containing protein, which encodes MANRFSRAIVNIKKLPKFSHSFLLTKLFCSQVKYANTSKVRILDIQTQQVTMLMANRKRVQNHIGGVHAIAAALLAESATGIVFGINLPDRCLPLLKSLTINYQRRMQGDLTAVAVISDEQIALLTEEKGTMDIAVSITDESGEQPIECLMQWAWVTKK
- a CDS encoding MipA/OmpV family protein gives rise to the protein MFTKILTILLLMICFFSSSSFAFEQEIESNEFNLSIYLGKGRIETPLIDRGDLSVNIFPSITYYGDKFFIDGTTIGYSLLETDNLLIDVVGLLNEDGMFYHFDSNKNYTLANILGYNPGTVGNKFPDLSGFATIERDISYLGGISFTFMTDYFNTRVGYFHDVTNVHNGNELHLSISKGFNFEWFNASIELGQIEKSINLVNYYYQFTEAELHVFKRSGYTAESGTNRYYKVNVEVPISESFSLVAAVKHTLIGDEIRESILIDKGNFITSFIGLKYQY